The Rattus rattus isolate New Zealand chromosome 1, Rrattus_CSIRO_v1, whole genome shotgun sequence genome includes a region encoding these proteins:
- the Tnfrsf13c gene encoding tumor necrosis factor receptor superfamily member 13C isoform X2, with translation MGVRRLRVRSRRSRDSPVSTQCNQTECFDPLVRNCVSCELFYTPETRHASSLEPGTALQPQEGSGLRPDVALLFGAPALLGLVLALTLVGLVSLVGWRWRQQRRTASLDTSEGVQQETLHASAPNWPPLKEDTDNVLSCHSIPVPATELGSTELVTTKTAGPEQ, from the exons ATGGGCGTCAGGAGGCTCCGggtcagaagcaggaggagccgGGACAGCCCGGTGTCCACCCAGTGCAATCAGACTGAGTGTTTCGACCCTCTGGTGCGAAACTGCGTGTCCTGTGAGCTCTTCTACACGCCGGAAACTAGACATG CAAGCAGCCTGGAGCCCGGGacagctctgcagcctcaggagggcTCCGGGCTGAGACCCGATGTGGCGCTGCTCTTCGGTGCCCCCGCGCTCCTGGGACTGGTGCTGGCACTGACCCTGGTGGGTCTGGTGAGTCTGGTGGGCTGGAGGTGGCGGCAACAGCGCAGGACAGCCTCCTTGGACACTTCCGAAGGAGTCCAGCA GGAAACCCTTCATGCCTCAGCTCCTAACTGGCCTCCACTCAAAGAAGACACAGACAACGTCCTGTCGTGCCACAGCATCCCAGTGCCAGCCACAGAACTGGGCTCCACTGAGCTGGTGACCACCAAGACAGCTGGCCCTGAGCAGTAG
- the Shisa8 gene encoding LOW QUALITY PROTEIN: protein shisa-8 (The sequence of the model RefSeq protein was modified relative to this genomic sequence to represent the inferred CDS: inserted 2 bases in 1 codon; substituted 1 base at 1 genomic stop codon), giving the protein MERAGARGQRCGRRPHGLPLALRLALLLAGSPSGRAGAPEAQETAASGTVAPAGGDRCRGYYDVMGQWDPPFNCSSGVYSFCCGTCGYRFCCHDGPRRLDQSRCSNYDTPAWVQTGRPPARARDTAAPRDPARERSHTAVYAVCGVAALLVLVGIGARLGLERAHSPRARRTVTRTLTELLKQPSPQEPLPPPLGPSLGNCVQVQMGDGVLRGSPHNSTGEXVILLAREPSIRVAPPXRTCGYCSCFSEPSQDVLESNPSPKLPGATVGEGRALKSGAVKLSFFSLYTPLSPPDKKRLNNAPLGSATPGPPRGPRLQGGGSLTLQPDYAKFATLKAAALKATEAAPQDFYQRFPSTESGPRTLPARVPRPPEDLPALLDACPWAPPGYVPPAGPVSSVPYAAWTAGRPARPLPRSHLVAQVSPAPRRPSHAPRRQFSVEKLPEAFSAQPTSFYSSAGRGPRHLSTNSKAEVTV; this is encoded by the exons ATGGAGCGCGCTGGGGCGCGGGGACAGCGTTGTGGCCGGCGCCCGCATGGGCTCCCGCTCGCGCTCCGGCTGGCGCTGCTGCTGGCGGGGTCGCCGTCGGGCCGCGCGGGGGCTCCCGAGGCGCAGGAGACCGCAGCGTCCGGCACCGTGGCACCGGCGGGAGGGGACCGCTGCCGCGGCTATTACGACGTGATGGGCCAGTGGGACCCGCCCTTCAACTGCAGCTCGGGCGTCTACAGCTTCTGCTGCGGCACGTGCGGCTACCGCTTCTGTTGCCACGACGGCCCGCGCCGCCTGGACCAGAGCCGCTGCTCCAACTACGACACACCGGCCTGGGTGCAGACtggccgcccgcccgcccgcgccCGTGACACCGCCGCTCCGCGCGACCCGGCCCGCGAGCGCAGCCACACTGCGGTCTACGCGGTGTGCGGTGTCGCCGCACTGCTCGTGCTGGTCGGCATCGGGGCACGCCTGGGCCTGGAGAGAGCGCACAGCCCCCGCGCTCGCCGCACGGTGACCAG GACACTGACAGAACTTCTCAAGCAGCCAAGCCCCCAAgaacccctgcctccacctctgggtCCATCCTTGGGTAACTGCGTCCAGGTACAAATGGGTGATGGTGTTCTCCGGGGTTCTCCCCACAACAGCACGGGTGAGTAGGT CATCTTGCTAGCGAGGGAGCCGTCCATTAGGGTAGCACCCCC CAGGACTTGCGGCTATTGTTCATGTTTTTCTGAGCCAAGTCAGGACGTTCTGGAGAGCAATCCATCCCCCAAGTTGCCCGGAGCTAcagtgggggagggcagggcGTTGAAAAGTGGCGCAGTCAAGCTcagctttttttccctttacacTCCACTCTCCCCTCCAGACAAGAAACGTCTCAATAATGCGCCTCTGGGGTCCGCCACCCCGGGACCCCCGCGCGGTCCGCGGCTGCAGGGTGGTGGCAGCCTGACGTTGCAGCCTGACTATGCCAAGTTTGCTACTCTCAAAGCAGCTGCGCTCAAGGCCACAG AGGCTGCGCCCCAGGACTTCTATCAACGTTTTCCCTCTACCGAGTCGGGCCCGCGGACTCTCCCTGCGCGGGTCCCGCGGCCTCCAGAGGACTTGCCTGCGCTGCTCGACGCCTGTCCCTGGGCCCCTCCGGGCTACGTACCTCCCGCCGGCCCTGTCTCGTCCGTCCCTTATGCGGCCTGGACCGCAGGCCGCCCCGCGAGACCGCTCCCCCGTAGCCACTTGGTGGCTCAGGTTTCTCCGGCGCCCCGGCGGCCCAGCCACGCGCCGCGGCGTCAGTTCAGCGTGGAGAAGCTGCCCGAGGCCTTCAGCGCGCAGCCCACGAGCTTTTACAGCAGCGCGGGCAGAGGACCCCGGCACCTAAGCACCAACAGCAAAGCTGAGGTTACTGTCTAA
- the Tnfrsf13c gene encoding tumor necrosis factor receptor superfamily member 13C isoform X1, whose protein sequence is MGVRRLRVRSRRSRDSPVSTQCNQTECFDPLVRNCVSCELFYTPETRHASSLEPGTALQPQEGSGLRPDVALLFGAPALLGLVLALTLVGLVSLVGWRWRQQRRTASLDTSEGVQQESLENVFVPPSETLHASAPNWPPLKEDTDNVLSCHSIPVPATELGSTELVTTKTAGPEQ, encoded by the exons ATGGGCGTCAGGAGGCTCCGggtcagaagcaggaggagccgGGACAGCCCGGTGTCCACCCAGTGCAATCAGACTGAGTGTTTCGACCCTCTGGTGCGAAACTGCGTGTCCTGTGAGCTCTTCTACACGCCGGAAACTAGACATG CAAGCAGCCTGGAGCCCGGGacagctctgcagcctcaggagggcTCCGGGCTGAGACCCGATGTGGCGCTGCTCTTCGGTGCCCCCGCGCTCCTGGGACTGGTGCTGGCACTGACCCTGGTGGGTCTGGTGAGTCTGGTGGGCTGGAGGTGGCGGCAACAGCGCAGGACAGCCTCCTTGGACACTTCCGAAGGAGTCCAGCAAG AGTCCCTGGAAAATGTCTTTGTACCCCCCTCGGAAACCCTTCATGCCTCAGCTCCTAACTGGCCTCCACTCAAAGAAGACACAGACAACGTCCTGTCGTGCCACAGCATCCCAGTGCCAGCCACAGAACTGGGCTCCACTGAGCTGGTGACCACCAAGACAGCTGGCCCTGAGCAGTAG